The Sulfurospirillum deleyianum DSM 6946 nucleotide sequence GATGTTTTTCCACTGCCTCTGAGTCCTGAAAACAGATAGGCGTGTGAGAGCCTGTTTTGATTGAGGGCAGAAGAGAGCGTTTGTGTAATGGCTTCTTGACCAATGAGTTTATCAAAAGAAGAGGGACGGTATTTGAGAGCTAGAACTTGATGTGGCACGGCATAACCTTTTGATGTATTGGGAGGGAGGGTGCAAAGTTTTTTGCACCACTCTTACTCGTTCATAATAGAGAGTAACTCTTCGTTATCTTTGGTTTTAAGCATTTTTGCATACAAGAATTTCAAGGCTTCGATATCTTCCATTTGGTTAATAGCACTACGCAGTGCCCAAACTTTTTGAAGCGTATCAGGGCTTAAAAGAAGCTCTTCTTTTCTCGTTCCTGATTTCATAATATTAACAGCAGGATAGATTCTTCTATCAGAGATATTTCTATCTAAGACAATTTCACTGTTACCTGTACCTTTAAACTCTTCGAAGATAACCTCGTCCATACGACTGCCTGTCTCAATCAGTGCGGTTGAGATAATGGTCAAACTTCCGCCATCTTCAATGTTTCTAGCCGCTCCAAAGAAACGTTTTGGTTTGTGAAGAGCGTTGGCATCCACACCACCACTTAACACTTTACCGCTTGAAGGGGTGACGGTATTGTACGCACGGGCAAGTCTGGTGATAGAATCGAGCAAGATAATAACATCTTTACCCATCTCCACACGGCGTTTTGCTTTTTCAATGACAAGGTTTGCCACACGTACATGATTTGATGCTGGCATATCAAAGGTAGAGCTATACACTTCTCCTTGAACGCAGCGTTGCATATCGGTTACCTCTTCAGGTCTTTCATCCACAAGAAGGACAATGAGTTCTGCTTCGGGGTGATTGCGTGCGATACCGTGTGCTAACTCTTTCATCAGCTCTGTTTTACCGCTACGTGGTGGTGCTACGATAAGCCCACGCTGACCTTTGCCCAATGGGGTGAAGAGGTCTAACACACGTCCTGTGATTTTCATTGGGTCGTATTCGAGTTTAATTTTTTCAGTCGGATAAAGTGGCGTTAGGTTTTCAAAAAGAGGACGTTTTTTGCTCTCGGCTAAAGGTAAATAGTTAATTGCTTCAATTTTTAAAAGCGCATAGTAACGCTCTTGATCTTTTGGGGGACGTACCTGACCTGTGACGATGTCACCTGTACGAAGTGCAAATTTTTTCACTTGGGTGCTACTGACATAGGCATCATTCGCGCTGTCTGAAAAGTTAGCATCGGTGGCACGTAAAAAGCCATAGCCTTCACCCGCAATCTCTAAAATACCTGTAAAAAGGATGAACCCGCCTTGATTGACTTGGGATTTTAAAATTTCAAACATCAAATCTTGACGTTTGAGCTCATTTGGATTTTCAATGCCAAGTTCAGTGGCGATTTCTAAGAGTTTTTCTAAGGGAATGGTTCTTAGATTTTCAATTTTATAGCCATCTACTGGAACATGCGTTCGTGATTTGGTGTAGTGGGTAGGTTTGCTTTGTGCAGGGGTTTGGGTATTTGAGGTTGGAGTATTTCCGCTCATTGTGCCTTCTTTGTTGTGATGTATTCATTCATGAAGCTAGAGTCTCTGATAGGATGGAAAAATCCCAAAGTGATAGAGTAACTCGAGTCGATTTTTTATGAGACTACTTTGTGAGAATTCTAAAAGTAGTAATGGCGTAATTTTAGTCAAAGCAAGACATTTTGTCAAGTAAAGATAAAGCCAAAGAGGATAAAATGAGCGCATTAAAAATTGGATAGAAGAAGTAGAAGCATGAATGATTTGGTACATTTAGCGATGATTATGGATGGCAATGGAAGATGGGCAAAAAGGCAAGGTAAAGAGCGCTCTTTTGGGCATAAAGAGGGAGCAAAAAAAGTCAGAGAAATCACCAAATACGCTTCAAAAATGGGCATTAAGTATTTAACGTTATATGCGTTTAGCACTGAAAATTGGAATCGACCCAAAGCAGAAGTTGCTGTTCTTATGAAACTCCTCTCTAAATACCTTCACAGTGAAATTCCCACCCTTTTAGAAAATAATATTCGTTTTGATGTGATTGGAGATATGAGTAAATTTTCAACGACCTTGCAACAAGAAATTGTTTACGCCAAAGAGCAAACAGCGCATTGTACGGGGCTTACGCAAGTACTGGCGATCAATTACGGAG carries:
- a CDS encoding di-trans,poly-cis-decaprenylcistransferase, which gives rise to MNDLVHLAMIMDGNGRWAKRQGKERSFGHKEGAKKVREITKYASKMGIKYLTLYAFSTENWNRPKAEVAVLMKLLSKYLHSEIPTLLENNIRFDVIGDMSKFSTTLQQEIVYAKEQTAHCTGLTQVLAINYGAHDEILRAIQKSLHVNGEITKEILESHLDTAGMPPVDLLIRTGGDGRLSNFLLWQVAYAELFFSKTLWPDFSVGELETIVSEYTQRERRFGAVIEE
- the rho gene encoding transcription termination factor Rho yields the protein MSGNTPTSNTQTPAQSKPTHYTKSRTHVPVDGYKIENLRTIPLEKLLEIATELGIENPNELKRQDLMFEILKSQVNQGGFILFTGILEIAGEGYGFLRATDANFSDSANDAYVSSTQVKKFALRTGDIVTGQVRPPKDQERYYALLKIEAINYLPLAESKKRPLFENLTPLYPTEKIKLEYDPMKITGRVLDLFTPLGKGQRGLIVAPPRSGKTELMKELAHGIARNHPEAELIVLLVDERPEEVTDMQRCVQGEVYSSTFDMPASNHVRVANLVIEKAKRRVEMGKDVIILLDSITRLARAYNTVTPSSGKVLSGGVDANALHKPKRFFGAARNIEDGGSLTIISTALIETGSRMDEVIFEEFKGTGNSEIVLDRNISDRRIYPAVNIMKSGTRKEELLLSPDTLQKVWALRSAINQMEDIEALKFLYAKMLKTKDNEELLSIMNE